The Bradyrhizobium sp. WSM471 genome includes the window AGGGTAAGCCGGTGGTGCACCTCGTCGATATTTCTCCGACTGCCGAGCCACAAAAGCCGGATTCCGGCGTTGTCCACCATGTCGCCTTCGCCAGCCGCGGGTTTGACGGCATGAAACAACGGCTGGCCTCGAAGGGGATGAAGTTCGACTCCCGCCAGGTGCCCGGCGGCGAGCTCTGGCAGATCTTCGTCCACGACCCCAACGGGGTCATGATCGAGCTCAACTACGAGGCGGCCCTGGAGCAGGGCGCGGCGCCCGCCGAGATGGCTGACGATATCGGCAGGCAGTAGCCTTTTGG containing:
- a CDS encoding VOC family protein; its protein translation is MGGVSAGVLDHFNIRTRNLAETVRFYEDVLGLEKGPRPNFAFPGAWMYSEGKPVVHLVDISPTAEPQKPDSGVVHHVAFASRGFDGMKQRLASKGMKFDSRQVPGGELWQIFVHDPNGVMIELNYEAALEQGAAPAEMADDIGRQ